A segment of the Streptomyces sp. ITFR-21 genome:
TGGTCTTCATGGCGGTCATGGGCGTCGGTCTCGGCTTCACCATGCAGACCCTGACCCTCTCGGTGCAGAACGCCGTCCCGCCGCGGGACATGGGCACCGCGACCGCCTCGGCGACGTTCTTCCGCCAGCTGGGCGGCACCGCGGGCACGGCGGTCTTCCTGTCCGTGCTGTTCAGCACCGTCACCGACAAGATCACCACGGCCTTCGACGCCGCCCGTGCCACTCCGGCCTTCCAGGCGGCCCTGCGCGCCCACCCCGGCGCGATCACCCCGGACAGCGCCACGTCGGTGCTGAGCGACTCGTCCTTCATCAAGCACCTCGACCCGGCGCTGGCCGCGCCGTTCAAGCAGGGCTTCGCCTCCTCGATGCACCTGGTGTTCATCATCGTGGCGGGTGTGGCGGCGCTGTCCTTCCTGCTGATGCTCACCATCCGCGAGGTCCCGCTGCGCAGGCTGTCGGGCGCGCAGGCGAGGGCCGCCGCGGAGGCGGCCGAGGCGGACGCCGCGGCGGCCACCGCCGGCGGACCCGCCGTGCCGGAGCCGGTACGGCAGGCGCAGACGCGGACGCCGCCGGACGGCGGCGAGCACTGAGGGGGTACGGCGGGCCCCGCTCACCGGTCCGGGCGGACCGGCCGGTGGACAGCCGGCCCCGCCGGGCCGCGCCGGAAGCCGCCCGCGGGCCCCACGGGACCACTGTGGCCCGTCGTTCGGGTCTGCGCGGATCAAGGAGCGGGGTCCGGTGCGGCGCGGCTGCGAGGCCGGGGAGGAGGGCGGCGTGGTGTGTCGTCGGCCGGCGCGCGGCAGGCCCGCATGCCGGACCCCGCGGCACCGCGCGGATCCACCCGGCGGACCCTAGTCCGCGAGTTCCCGGGTCAGCGGTACCGCACGGGACAGGTGGACCGTGCCGGCGACGATCAGGCCCAGCGCCGCCAGCTCCGGCAGCAGCCACCACCCGGTCCGTACGTGCTCGGAGTACACCGTGATGCCCAGCGCCAGGCTGACCGCCGCGTCGCCCAGCGTCAGCGCCGGCTGCGAGGCCGCGATCGGGCCCGCCTGCAGGGAGTTCTCCAGGAGGAACACCGCGAAGACGCCGAGCACCGCGAAGCCGTAGGTCTGCCACGCGGTCAGGAACGCGCCGAAGCCGCGCGAGGAGAAGGTGTCCGCGGCCGACTTCATCAGCGCGGCCGTCAGCGCGTTGGACACCGCCGCGCCCACGGCCAGCAGAGCCGCCCGGGCCGCGCCGGACGGACGGTGCCGGGCAGCGCCCACCACAAAGAACACCACTCCCGCGCACACCGCGAAGGCCGGGATCCACCGCGCCAGCGACGCCTGCGCGCCCCCGCCCGAAGGAGCCGCGCACGCCAGGCCCAGGACCAGTCCGGCCACCATGACGGCGACCGCGAGCCAGCCGGAGCCCGGCAGCCGGCGTCCCAGGACCGGCAGGCTGATCAGCAGCGCCAGCGGCAGTTCCAGGATGAACACCGGCTGGGCCAGCGCAAGGGGGCCGGTGACCAGGGCGAGCGCCTGGAACAGGGCGGCGCCAGCCACGCCGCAGATGCCCAGCAGCCACACCGGCTGGTGGATCATGTCCACTAGCAGCCGGGCCCGCATGGCGTCCTCGGCCGGTACGGCCAGGGCCGCCTTGCGCTGGAGCACCGTACCGGTGGCGTTGCTTGCCGCGCCCAGGAACGCGAAGAACACACAGAGCACCAGCAGGGCCGGCCTCCAGCGGTGTAGTGGGCGTGGACCAGGGGTGCGGACCGGGCCGCGCCACCGGGTCGGGGCTTGTCGGGCACAGTCTTCCAGCCGCCTCCCCCGGACCCGGCACCACCCGGGCCGGCCGGCCGCTGACCGGCGGTCGGGCGGCCGGTCGGCGTGCGGTCAGCCCGCGAGGCGGCCGGCGATGTCGGCCAGGTGGCGTCCCTGGTAGTCGGCGGCGTCCAGGGTGGGCCGGTCCGGGGTCTCGCCGCCGCCGCTGGGCCAGCTGGTGCCGTACGGGTTGCCGCCGGCCGCGAAGAGCAGCGGGTCGGTGTAGCCGGGCGGCACGATCACGCAGCCCCAGTGGTAGAACACGTTGTTCAGCGACAGCAGGGTGGACTCCTGGCCGCCGTGGCGGTTCATCGCCGAGGTGAAGCTGGTGGCCGGCTTGGCGTGGAAGACGCCGGCCTGCCACTGGACGCCGGTCTGGTCGATGAACTGCTTGAGCTGCGCGGAGACGTTCCCGAAGCGGGTCGGGGTGCCGAAGGCGTAGGCCGAGGCCCACTCCAGGTCCTCCGGCGTGGCCTCGGCGATCCGGTCCTTGGTGGCGTCGACGTGGGCCCGCCAGGCCGGGTTGGCGTCGATGGCGGTGTCCGGTGCCAGCTCCGGCACCCGGCGCAGCCGCACGTCGGCGCCCCGGCTGCGGGCGCCCTCGGCCACGGCCTGTGCCAGGGCGTGGACGTTCCCCGTGGCGCTGTAGTAGATGACTGCGACTCGAACACCCATGGACGCACTCCTGCCCGATCAGTGGTGGTACGTACGACTATGGCCGGTCCGCTGCTTCGCCGGGTCCACCGGCCGCGCGGTCCGTCCGGTTCCACCCGGACAGCGCACTCGGCATCTTTTTGTCACAACCTGGCAACGACTGCGTCAAGTAGGGCGACTTGCTGGGATGCTCCCGGTCTCCGAGTAGAACGAAGCCTTGGGGGCGTTGTGCGGAACCTCGAAGAAATCGGAGCGCCATGGGCGCCGGAAGACGAACGAAGAAAGAAGTCGCGGCTCGTACCCGTAGTGGTGTGCACCCTGTCGTTCGCGGCGGTGCTGGGCATCATCCTGGTCACCACGGACATCAGCGGCGGGCACGGCTCGCCGGCCGGGACCGCGGCCGGCCCGACCGCCGGTACGCAGGCGGGCAGCGGTATCTCGCCGGACGCGGCCTCCACCGTGCGCGGCTGGTACGTGAAGGGAGGTGGGAGCCACCTGACCACGCTCGCCCGTGACGTCACCTCGGTGCAGGACGACCAGTCGGCGGGCGACACGACGAGCATGCAGAACGACTGCGGGACGCTGCTGTCCGATGTGCAGGCGGCGCAGATCTACCCCTCGATCGCGGAGCCGCAGACGGACTCGCACTGGTCGAAGGCGCTGGACCAGCTCGGCCAGGCCGCAGCGGACTGCCGGGACGGCACGACCGACGGCGACGCGGGTCTGATCGCGAAGTCCGGGCGCGAGCTGACGGCCGCCAGCACCGAACTGGACCTGGTGACGAACCTGGTCAACTCGCTCGCCGGCGGCTGACTCCTCCCCCGACCCCCTCCGCTCCCGCCGCAGGCGGCCGGGCGCCCGCGGGCAGGCGGGTGTGCCGGCCCGTTGCGGCCGTCCGGTGGGTTCGCTCCTGCCGGGGTGTGGCTGGTGCAGCGGCCGTGCGGCCTGGTGCGGGATCCGCTCCGAGCCGGGGGCGGGCACCGCGTCGCGGCCGCACAGGGTGATCGGCCGAGCCCGGACGGCGGCCCGGGGGCGTGGTCCCGCCCGTGGTCCGGCGTCCGTCCGAACCGCGTGGCGTTGGCGTCCCCGGCTGCTGACAGACTGGTGCCATGCAGGATGATCACTTCTCGCACGCCGCACCCTTCTCGATCACCCGGGTCCGGCTCCGGCAGTACCGCAGCATCGCCGCCGCGGACGTGGAACTGGGCGACCTGGTGTTCCTGGTCGGGCCGAACGGAGCCGGCAAGAGCAACTTCCTCGACGCGCTGCGCCTGGTCGCGGAGTCCTTGGGGACATCCCTCGCGGACGCGCTGGACGTACGGGGCGGAGTGGCGGAGGTGCGGCGCAGGTCCACCGGCCATCCCAGCAGGTTCGCGGTCGCGCTGGAGTTCCGCGGGCCGGGCTTCGAGGGCGAGTACGGCTTCCAGGTGGCGGGGGCGAGGTCCGGCGGCTTCCGGGTGGCCCGCGAGGAGTGCGCGGTGCGGCCGGCGGGGGCCGCGGCCGCCTCGGGGTTCCGGGTGGACGACGGGCTGCTGACGTCCGCCACGGAACGCGGCCTGCCGGCCCCCGACCCGCGGCGGCTGCTGCTGGCGGAGGCGGCGCGGCTGAAGGTCTTCCGGCCGGTGTACGAGGGGCTGACCGGCGTCGGGGTGCTGAACCTCGATCCCGGGGCGATGCGGCGACCGGCCGCGCCGGACCCCGGGCGGTCGCTGCGGCGCGACGGCGCGAACGTGGCCGGGGTGCTGCACCGGATGGGCCGTACCGCGCGGGGCCGGGAGGACCGGGCCCGGATCGACAGCTATCTGCGGGAGATGGTGCCCGGCGTGCAGGGCGCGGCCCGCCGGGTGCAGGGCGGCCGGGAGACGGTGGAGTTCGCCCAGGACGTGCCGGGGGCGAAGAACCCGTGGCGGTTCGCGGCGCAGTCGGTGTCGGACGGCACGCTGCGGGCGCTCGGGGTACTGGTGGGGCTGTTCGCGGCGCCGGGTGAGGCGTACAGCACGGTGGCGATCGAGGAGCCGGAGACGGCACTGCACCCGACGGCGTCCGGTCCGCTGCTGGCGGCGCTGCGCGACGCGAGCGCCCGGCGGCAGGTGATCGCCACCAGCCACAGCGCGGATCTGCTGGATAGCGAGGACATCGACCCGGCGGAGCTGAGGGCGGTGCGCTGCACGGAGGGACACACCGTCATCGGCGGGCTGGACGAGTCGGGGACGTACACGCTCCGGGCGCAGTTGGCGCTGCCCGGACAGCTGCTGCGGACCGATCAGCTGGTCCCCCGTCCGGCGGCGCCGGAACCGCGGTCGGACGTGCGGTAGGCGGTGCGCCTACCGCGCCGGGTGGAAGGATGTGCGCCGGCCGGAAGTTCACGGCCCCCGTTCTGCCGCCGGCGCACGGTGTCGATCTCGGTGGAACTCGGTGGAACCGTCTCAGCGTTCCGGATGTGCCCGGTTCCGCTGGGTGCCGCGTCGTCCCGGCGCCGCCGGTACGTGCTCGGCGGGCTGCGTACGGGTCGGCGGACTACTTTCCGGCGGTGCCGCCGGCCGGGGCCGGCTGCGGGTCGCTGGTGCAGCCGCCGCGGCGGCAGTCCACGTTCGGGCAGGACATGGTCTCTCTCCTCTCAGCTGGGTTTTCCCGGGTGCCACCACCGGCCCGTCGGACACACCGCACCTGCCCGACCTCGCTCGGCAGTCCGGTGACCCTGGGTTCGTCTGCCCCCGTGGTCCGGTGCAAACCGCCCGCCGGACCCAACCGTTCACCGACAAACCCCTGACCCCCGTCATTGGCTGCGCACTCCGGGAAGAGGGCACCGCATCTCCTAGCAAGGACGCGGCCGCGGCGAAACGGGTTCCCCGGCCAAGGAGTCGGAATACGCGGCCGGTTTCCGTACCCGCCCGTTCCGGTTCCGCTCGGCCGGCGGTCGGGCGTCAGATCCCCTGCGGGCCGGGCTCGGCGTGCGCGGTGAGCAGGGAGCCCGCGGCGGCCTTGATCAGGGCGCGCCGGCGGCGGCCGAGCAGCGGGCGGCGGGCGGACCGCCGCCCGGTCTCCGGTACGGGGAGGGGTTCCGCTACGGGGTCGGGCACGGCGGAACCCGCGTGCCAGGACCCACCGGCGAACCACTCGGCCGCGTGCCGGGCGGTCGGGCGGCGTTCCGGGTCCTTGGCGAGCATCTCCAGCACGAAGCCCGCGAAGGCGTCGGGGATGCCGGGGCGCAGCCGGTCCGGTGCGAGCGCGGCCCGTTCGACGTGCTGGCAGATGACGGCGAGCGGGCTGTCGCCGATGAACGGCGGGCGGCCGGTGAGCAGTTCGTACAGCGCGCAGCCGAGGGCGTAGACGTCGCCGGCGGCGCGGGCGGGCCGTCCGAGGGCGGACTCCGGCGCGAGGTAGAGGCTGGTGCCGCTGACCTTGCCGGGTGCGTCCATGGGGGCGGTGGTCTCCCCGCCGGGGCCGCTGGCGATGCCGAAGTCGACGATCGTGACGGTACCGTCCCGGTCGATCAGCAGGTTCGACGGTTTGACGTCGCGGTGGACGACGCCCCGGGCGTGGGCGGCGGCCAGGCCGGCGGCGGCCTGCGCGGCCACGGACGCCGCCAGGGCGGGCGCCGCGGGTCCGCGCGCCTTGAGCTCGTCGGCCAGGGTGTGGCCGTCGATCAGTTCCATCACCAGGAAGCAGCGGCCCTGCCAGCTGCCGAAGTCGTAGACCGCGGCGACGTGCGGGTCGCTCAGCCGGGCGGCGGTGCGGGCCTCGTGGGCGAACCTGGCCGAGGACTCCGGGTCCCGGGCGGCGGAGTCGTGCAGCAGTTTCACCGCCACCGGGCGTTCCAGCAGTTCGTCCCAGCCGCGCCACACCTGGCCCATGCCCCCGTGTCCGAGTGGTGCGTCGAGCCGGTAGCGCTCCGCGAGCCTCACCGGGTGGCCCCCCTTTCCCGTACGTGCGCGACAGACGTGGGCTCGGCCCTGACCTGCGTCTGCCCCCGACCGGGGCGCGCATCCCTGCCGGACGCAGGGGTCTGCCGGAAGGGCGTGGGCGCGTTCGCGGCGGCCGGGGGCCCGCGGATGTGCGGGGACGGGGGCGTGCGGCGCGGGCTCGGCGGCGGGCGGCGGGGTTCCGGACCGAGGACGAGGACGCCGGCGCCGGCGTCGGCGCGGTGCACGGCGTGGCCGGCCTTCGGTACCGGCCGCCGGCCGATCCGGCGCCCTGACCCGAGCGGGCACGGGGCGGCGCCGGCCGCAGACCGGGGCTCCACCGCCCCGCCGCCCCGTTGGCCCGTCGACGGCGTCGTACTCCCCCTGGCCGCTTCCCTCCGCCCCGGCGCCGGTCGCAGGAGGACGGGCCCGGGGCGCCGGGGGAAGCGGCGGGGCGGCCGCGGATCAGTCCCGGTGGCTCCGACCGGCGCGCGGCCGGGGACGGCGGGTGGCGGCGGCCAGCGCGCGGCGCAGCCGGCCCGAGGAGGTGCGGCGGGGGCTGATCAGCACGACGGCGCCGCGGCCCGGGACCGCCAGGGTGCCGCCCGCCTTGACCTCGGTCTCGTCCGCCGCGTCGGCCTCGGCCGCGGTGTCGACGACGATCCGCCAGCTCTCGCCGTACTCCCGGTCCGGGAGCGCGAAGTCCACCGGCTCGTAGTGGCTGTTGAGCAGGATCAGGAAGGAGTCGTCGACGATACGCCCGCCGTGCGCGTCCGGCTCGGTGATGCCGTCGCCGTTAAGGAACAGGGCCAGCGCGTGGGCGTCCGCGCGGTGCCAGTTCTCCTCGTTCATCTCACCGCCGTCCGGGCGGAACCACACCGAGTCGCCGGTGCCGGTGGCGCCGGTGTCCCCGCGCAGGAAGCGGCGGCGGCGGAAGACGGCGTGCTCCCGGCGCAGGGCGATGAGCCGCTTGGTGAAGCCGATGAGTTCGTGCTGTTCCGGGGTGAGGTCCCAGTTGGTCCAGGAGGTGGGGTTGTCCTGGCAGTAGGCGTTGTTGTTGCCGTGTTGGGTGCGGCCGAGTTCGTCGCCGTGGGAGATCATGGGGACGCCCTGGGAGACGAGCAGGGTGGTGAGCAGGTTGCGCTGCTGGCGTGCGCGCAGGGCGAGGACCCGGGGGTCGTCGGTGCCGCCTTCGGTGCCGCAGTTCCAGGACCGGTTGTGGCTCTCGCCGTCGCGGTTGTCCTCGCCGTTGGCCTCGTTGTGCTTGTCGTTGTACGAGACCAGGTCGCGCAGGGTGAACCCGTCGTGGCAGGTGACGAAGTTGACCGAGGCCCGGGGCCGGCGGCTGTCGTCCTGGTAGAGGTCGGAGGACCCGGTCAGGCGGGAGGCCAGAGCGGGCAGGGTGCCGTCCCGGCCACGCCAGAAGTCGCGGACCGTGTCCCGGTAGACGCCGTTCCACTCGCTCCACAGCGGCGGGAAGTTCCCGACCTGGTACCCGCCGTCGCCGACGTCCCACGGCTCGGCGATCAGCTTCACACGGGACACCACCGGGTCCTGCTGTACCAGGTCGAAGAACGCCGACAGCCGGTCCACCTCGTGGAACTGCCGCGCCAGAGTCGCCGCCAGATCGAACCGGAAGCCGTCCACGTGCATCTCGGTGACCCAGTACCGCAGACTGTCCATGATCAGCTGCAGCACGTGCGGACTGCGCATCAGCAGGCTGTTGCCGGTACCGGTGGTGTCGAAGTAGTGCGCCGGATCGTCGTCCACCAGCCGGTAGTACGACGCGTTGTCCACCCCCCGGAACGACAGCGTCGGACCCATATGGCTGCCCTCGGCCGTGTGGTTGTAGACCACGTCCAGGATCACCTCGATCCCCGCCGCGTGCAGCGCCCGCACCATCGACTTGAACTCCGCGACCTGCCCGCCCCGCCCACCCGCCGACGCGTACCCGTTGTGCGGCGCGAAGAACCCGATCGTGTTGTAGCCCCAGTAGTTCGACAGCCCCCGCTCCAGCAGATGACCGTCCTGCACGAACTGGTGCACCGGCATCAGCTCCACCGCCGTCACACCCAGCCCCGACAGATGCTCGACCACCACCGGATGCGCCAACCCCGCAAACGTCCCCCGCAACCCCGCCGGCAACCCCGGATGACCCCGCGTCAACCCCCGCACATGCGCCTCATAAATGACCGAGTCATGGTACGAGTGACCGGGCGAACGGTCGTCCCCCCAGTCGAAGGACTGATCCACCACGACCGAGAGCATCGCGTGACCGAGATTGTCCACCGTACTGACACCCTGCGGATCACCGAACGGATAACCGAAGAGCGACTCATCCCCGTCCGTCTGACCGTCGACCGCCTTGGCATACGGATCCAGCAGCAACTTCGCCGGATTGCACCGGTGCCCCCGCCCCGGATCATACGGACCGTGCACCCGGAACCCGTACCGCTGCCCCGGACCCACCCCCGGCAAAAACGCATGCCAGATAAAACCGTCCACCTCGGTGAACTCGACACGCTCCTCACGACCCGCACCATCGACCAAAGCCAACTCGACCCTCTCAGCCACCTCCGAAAACAACGCGAAATTCGTACCCACCCCGTCACAGGTGGCGCCCAATGGAAAGGGACGGCCGTTCCACTTCTGCATCCTCTGCCCCCTCAGCACCTTCCGCCCGGGGTCTCCCGGCGGATGTGTCGGACCGTCTGCCCCGAGACCCGGACAGTATGACGATCGCCTGGTCAGATGTCCGAACCGGCAGGAGTCGGTGTCCGCCGGGTGGTCGGTTCCGGTCGGCTCCGGAGCCGCCGGCGGTCGGCACCGGCCGCGCGGCACGCGGGCACGCGGGCACGCGGGGTGCGGACGACCGTACGGTGTCCGGCTGACGGGCCCCTCCCACCGCCCCGCCGGGTCCGGTGCGGCGGCGGGAGCAGGTCCTCACCCGGCGGGAGCGCTCCGGCGCAGGGCCAGCCGCAGTGTGCAGGCGGGCTCGGCCTGCTGGAACAGCCAGGAGGCGTCCGCCACCGTGTAGTCGGCCCCTTCGGTCAGCCAGTCCGCGGCGGCCTGGAACACCGCCGCGGGCCGGTTCGCGGCGAGTGCCAGCACGCCGTCCTCCGCCACCTCGACCCACAGGTCGACATGGCTGTTCACGAACGACCCGGCTCGGTCGCGCAGTTCGTCCGACAGGGTCGGGCTCTGCTCGGCAATGGTCATGGGCGCCCCCTGGTTCGTCATCCGGTCCGTGACGGTGGTCTTCCCCGATCCCCGGCCGCCACGCCCGCCGCCACGCCCGCCGGGGCCGGTATCCGCTCCAGGACACCGCCGGCGAACACGTCGTACAGCGGCAGCGTCTCCAGGTGGACGTAGCCGATGTGGCAGTCGCACACCGCGAGCGGACAGGGCCGGGGCCGCAGGGCCTGCCGGTAGGAGCCGTCGTAGAGGTTGCCGAGTTCGTCGCGCACGAAGTGGCAGCGGCGGACGGTGCCGTCGCCGTCGACGGAGAGCACGGATTCACCCGTACGGCAGGGCAGGCCGGCCGAGGCGTGGGGATGGCGGCTGTAGGAGAAGAGCGGGTCGAGGCCGCTCCAGTCGGCGGCCTCGGCGTCGGTGTAGGTGTGGCCCTCGGCGGCGTTCACCCACAGGTAGACGTGGGCGGGGAGGTCGGCGCGCAGCCTGCGGGCGTGGCCGAGGTGTTCGGGCAGGCCGACCACACCGACGCTGAAGCGGATGCCGAGGGCGGTGAGCTCGTGGGTTTTGCTCAGGAAGCGGTCGTACGGGGTCTGGCCGGGGTGGTAGGTGCACCACAGGGCGACGGTGTCCGGGTCGGCGTCCGCGAGCCAGCCGGTGCGGCAGCTGAGGTTGGTCTGGACGGCGACCCGGCGGACGTGCGGCTGGTGGGAGAGCCGCACGATCGCGTCGCGGTACCAGGAGCGGACCAGTCCCTCCCCCCAGGGGGTGAGGAGTACCGAGAGCCGGTCGTCCTGCCGCCGGGCCGCCCAGTCGGTGAAGCGGTCGAGGGCGGCGCGGTCGGCGCGCAGTTGGGCGGGGGTGTCGCGGCGCTTGGCGAACGGGCAGTACGGGCAGTCGTAGTCGCAGGAGGCGAGCGGGCCGCGGTAGAGGAGCGTCAGGTCCACCGGCGGTCACCTGGTCTCGTACGCGGCCATGGCGGCCCGCACCGGGGCCGAGAACAGCGCCGGGCCGAGGGCGTCGGAGTGGGCGAGGCCCTCGGACGACAGCCGCAGCAGGCCGGGCGGCGGATGCGGGTCGAGCCAGCCGCGGCGGGCGAAGTCGGCGAGTTCGGCGGGGAAGTCGGTGTGCGGGTCGGTTCCGAACCGGTCGCGGTAGTCCCGCACGGGCAGCCCGGCGGCCTGGAGCAGGGACTGCAGCAGGTGGCGGCGGCGTGCCTCGTCGGTGTCGACCGGGCGGCCGTGGCGCGCGGTCGTGAAGTCCTCGGTCGCGGTGTAGTCGTCGATGATCGTGCGGATGCGGTGCATGTCGACCGCGTAGTCGAAGGAGTAGTGCAGCGCGGAGGTGTAGGAGCGGGCGCCGCAGCCGAGGCCGATCATGCCGTCGGTCTGGCAGGCGTGGTCGTCGGGCCCCTGGGCCGGTGCGCCGGGGCGGCGGAACATCCGCATGGAGACCTGCTCGTAGCCGGCCGCCAGCAGGTGGTCGCGGCCGTGCCGGTACAGGCGCAGCCGCTGCTCGTCCCAGGCCGCGTCGCAGGCGGCGGCGCGGCGGGCGAGGCCGGTGAGCGGGCGGACGTACAGCGGGTAGAGGTACAGCTCCTCGGGCCGCCAGGCGAGGGCGGCGTCCAGTGACGCCTGCCAGGTCGCCGGGGTCTGGCCGTCGATGCCGTAGATGAGGTCGATGTTGAGGACGGGGACGCCGGTGTCGCGGATCCGGCCCAGCGCCGCCTCCACGTCGGCGCGGCGCTGCGGGCGGACCGCGGCCCTGGCCTCGTCGTCCACGAAGCTCTGCACGCCGAGGCTGAGCCGCGTGGTGCCGCGGTCGGCGAGGACGGCCAGCCGGTCGGCGGTTGCGGTGGCCGGCGAGGTCTCCACGGACAGCGGGACGGCGCGCAGGTCGGCGCCCATGCGCCGCTCGGCGATGTCGCAGAGCCGGTCCAGTTCGCGGGCGTCGAGGTAGGTCGGGGTGCCGCCGCCGAAGGCCGCGGCGGCGAACCGGACCGGTGCGCCGTCGCCGAGGGCGTCGCGGACGGCGGCGGCCTGCCGGTCGAGTGCGTCCAGGTAGCGGGTGGTGAGTTCGTCGGGGGCGCCGATCCGGGTGAAGAGGTTGCAGAAGCCGCAGCGGACCTCGCAGAACGGTATGTGCAGGTAGAGGGAGAGGGCGTCCTTGGGTTCGCCGCGCCACAGGTCGCGCAGGGCGGGGCGGTCGGGCAGCGGCCGGTAGGCGGTCTTGTGCGGGTAGGCGTAGACGTATGCCTGGTACGGGCGCACGGGGTGGGGCGCGCCCGGGGTGGCGGGGGCGGCTGTCGTGGGCGCGCTCGCGGCGGCGTGTGTCGTGGCCGGGGCGGTGGGTGCGGTCATGCGGGCGGCTCCAGGGGCTCCAGGAAGAAGTGGGCGTAGGGCACCGTCCAGACCGCCTCGTGGCCCAGGCGGTGGCCGGTGTAGCCGTCGTCCCCGTAGGCGGTGCCGTGGTCGGAGCAGACGACGGCGAAGCAGCGGCGGCGGGCCCGCATCGCGTCGAAGAGGCGTCCGACGTGCCGGTCGACGTACTCCAGGGCGGCGCGGTGGGTGTCGCGGGTGTCGCCGGCCTCGCGGGTGGCGCCGGGCAGATGGAACCAGTTGGGCTGGTGCAGCGCGGACACGTTGAGGAAGAGGAACAGCCTGCGGTCGGCGGGCAGTCCGGCGACGACCTGTTCGGCGCGGGCCACCTGGGCCTCGAAGGAGGTGGCGGAGGTGACGCCGAAGCCGGGCTCCCAGTGGCTTTCCTGGAAGAGGCCGGGCAGGACGCCGCCGAGGGCGCCGGCCTTGTTGAAGAAGCCGACGCCGCCGATGCAGACCGTGTGGTAGCCGGCTACGGCCAGGGCGGACACCAGGTCGGGCGTGTCGAAGACGTAGGTGCGGCCGGCGGTGGTCTCGCTGCCGGCGAACCGGGCGGCGAACAGCCGCGGGTGCGGGCCGGGAGCGGCCGGGGTGGGCAGGAATCCGGCGAAGATCGCCTGGTGGGAGGCGTAGGTGAAGCTGCCGGGCGCGTGCCGTCGCTCCCAGGCGCCGCCGGGCAGGTGCCGGGACAGGTTGGGCAGCCGGCCCGCGGCGGCGAGTTCGGCGGCGACGTCGTGGCGCAGGGTGTCGAGGGTGAGCAGCAGCAGGTCGTCGCGGCCGACGACCTCGTTCATGTCGGGAGTGAACGGGCCGCCCGGGGCGGTCGTCCCCGGGGTCGCCGGATCGGTGCGGGCGGCATGGCACGCGGGGTCGGCGCGGGCGGCGTCAGACGGCGGCACGGCCGGTCCTCGCGGGACGGCGCCCGAACGGGCCGTGCGGCCTGCGGCGGCGCAGCGCGGCGAGCTGGGTCCGGTAGGTGTCCAGACCCTCGGCGCCGCTGCCCGGCAGGCCGGTCAGCCGCGGCAGCAGGTCACCGAAGGCGTTGACCTCGCCGACCGCGAAGCGCTGCCAGCCGATCGCGGGCAGCAGGTCGACGCCGACGCAGAGGGTGCCGGGGAAGCAGGCGGCGGCCCGCTCGCACATCCGCAGGGCGTCGGCCCAGCGTCCTCCCGCGGCTTCGACGGCGGCGGCCAGGTCGCCGCGGGCTCCGCCGAGGTGCAGGTTGGTCAGCGGTGAGCGGCTGGTGCGGACCACGGCGTGGGTGGCTCGGCCGGCGATGACGACGACCCGCAGGTCGGCGGTGCGCCCTTCCAGGGACGCCTTGGGCAGCCAGCGCTCGATGTGCAGTCCGTCGGGCGCCAGGGCGTCGACGAGGGCGGCGATCTCCGGTTCGCCGGTGTAGCGGCGCACCCGCAGCGAGTTGTGGAGCCGGCCGCCGGCCGACTCCACGGAGGTGGTGGCCTGCACCCGGCCGCGGCCGGAGGTCTCGAGGGCGAGCACGCCGGAGGCGGACGAGCCGTGGGCGGGCTTGACGAAGGCGCGCGGCATGCGGTGCTCGCGCATCAGAGCCCGCACGTCGGCCCAGCCCCGCACGCGGACGGCGGCGCCCGAGGTGG
Coding sequences within it:
- a CDS encoding STM4012 family radical SAM protein, encoding MTAPTAPATTHAAASAPTTAAPATPGAPHPVRPYQAYVYAYPHKTAYRPLPDRPALRDLWRGEPKDALSLYLHIPFCEVRCGFCNLFTRIGAPDELTTRYLDALDRQAAAVRDALGDGAPVRFAAAAFGGGTPTYLDARELDRLCDIAERRMGADLRAVPLSVETSPATATADRLAVLADRGTTRLSLGVQSFVDDEARAAVRPQRRADVEAALGRIRDTGVPVLNIDLIYGIDGQTPATWQASLDAALAWRPEELYLYPLYVRPLTGLARRAAACDAAWDEQRLRLYRHGRDHLLAAGYEQVSMRMFRRPGAPAQGPDDHACQTDGMIGLGCGARSYTSALHYSFDYAVDMHRIRTIIDDYTATEDFTTARHGRPVDTDEARRRHLLQSLLQAAGLPVRDYRDRFGTDPHTDFPAELADFARRGWLDPHPPPGLLRLSSEGLAHSDALGPALFSAPVRAAMAAYETR
- a CDS encoding STM4013/SEN3800 family hydrolase, with the protein product MNEVVGRDDLLLLTLDTLRHDVAAELAAAGRLPNLSRHLPGGAWERRHAPGSFTYASHQAIFAGFLPTPAAPGPHPRLFAARFAGSETTAGRTYVFDTPDLVSALAVAGYHTVCIGGVGFFNKAGALGGVLPGLFQESHWEPGFGVTSATSFEAQVARAEQVVAGLPADRRLFLFLNVSALHQPNWFHLPGATREAGDTRDTHRAALEYVDRHVGRLFDAMRARRRCFAVVCSDHGTAYGDDGYTGHRLGHEAVWTVPYAHFFLEPLEPPA
- a CDS encoding STM4014 family protein, giving the protein MPRPTPHADDRPSPALAVVGNPENRRVRFFTDAAAEAGLPAPRVVPWLTVLRDGGADFADDETVRLDSPGENPEVDRLLRGTDDPTRVEGGALWYARFTAAVRSLRGGVRLDDPDELAVLFDKRHCHRTLAAAGVPVPDSPTSGAAVRVRGWADVRALMREHRMPRAFVKPAHGSSASGVLALETSGRGRVQATTSVESAGGRLHNSLRVRRYTGEPEIAALVDALAPDGLHIERWLPKASLEGRTADLRVVVIAGRATHAVVRTSRSPLTNLHLGGARGDLAAAVEAAGGRWADALRMCERAAACFPGTLCVGVDLLPAIGWQRFAVGEVNAFGDLLPRLTGLPGSGAEGLDTYRTQLAALRRRRPHGPFGRRPARTGRAAV